The Novipirellula artificiosorum genome includes a window with the following:
- a CDS encoding Na+/H+ antiporter NhaA, which yields MSAHTPNRGVLRTLIDNSFLLILGAVGALLWANLDQHSYEQFVHFDLTSLWGGGHSVGHEAANHAAGSHEAVEQVAASHGLTLHFIINDILMALFFAIAAKEVWESLLPGGALSNPRKAATPLLATVGGIIGPALIYVAGTYLTGTQEDLGKGWAIPCATDIAFSYLIARFIFGASHPAIAFLLLLAIADDAAGLMILAVFYPQAPIAPQWLLLTLAAMLGALVLRRMKVHSHWAYLIGPGIACWYSFYQANIHPALGLVPIIPLLPHAHTDLGIFAREELNRDDTLSAFEHFWKLPVEYILGLFGLANAGVVMSSLGTGTWVVLAGLLIGKPVGITAFTLFAEKVLKLEKPAGMDYRHVVTLGMVAGIGFTVALFVSVAAFTVPGAIQDSVKMGALLSFGAAPLALILGKVLGIKPERVVPASEATSTDAA from the coding sequence ATGTCCGCGCATACACCAAACCGCGGAGTACTCCGCACGCTGATTGACAACTCGTTCCTGCTCATACTCGGAGCGGTCGGTGCACTCCTCTGGGCGAACTTAGATCAGCATAGTTACGAGCAATTCGTCCATTTCGATCTTACCTCGCTTTGGGGCGGTGGCCATTCGGTTGGACACGAGGCAGCGAATCATGCGGCCGGTTCGCACGAAGCGGTCGAGCAGGTGGCCGCGTCGCACGGATTGACGCTGCATTTCATCATCAACGATATTCTGATGGCATTGTTTTTCGCCATTGCGGCGAAGGAAGTCTGGGAATCCTTGCTGCCAGGCGGTGCCCTTTCGAATCCTCGCAAAGCTGCCACGCCATTGCTCGCCACCGTGGGGGGCATCATCGGTCCGGCACTGATCTACGTTGCAGGAACCTACCTGACCGGTACACAGGAAGATTTGGGGAAAGGATGGGCCATTCCTTGTGCCACCGATATCGCCTTCAGTTACCTGATCGCCCGGTTCATTTTCGGTGCCAGTCATCCGGCGATTGCATTCCTGTTGCTGTTGGCAATCGCCGATGACGCGGCGGGGCTGATGATTTTGGCCGTCTTTTACCCTCAGGCTCCCATTGCCCCGCAATGGCTCCTGCTCACCCTGGCAGCCATGTTGGGCGCCTTGGTGCTCCGCCGCATGAAAGTCCACTCTCACTGGGCCTATTTGATCGGTCCGGGGATCGCGTGTTGGTACAGCTTCTATCAAGCCAACATTCACCCCGCACTTGGATTGGTCCCCATCATTCCGCTGTTGCCTCATGCCCATACGGACCTTGGCATCTTCGCTCGCGAAGAACTCAATCGCGACGACACGCTGAGCGCATTTGAGCACTTCTGGAAGCTGCCCGTCGAATACATTCTGGGGCTCTTTGGCCTGGCGAACGCAGGCGTCGTGATGAGCAGTTTGGGGACGGGAACGTGGGTCGTTCTGGCCGGATTGCTGATTGGCAAGCCCGTTGGCATCACCGCCTTCACCTTGTTCGCAGAAAAGGTGCTGAAACTGGAGAAGCCCGCTGGGATGGATTATCGTCACGTGGTCACCCTTGGAATGGTAGCGGGGATTGGTTTCACGGTTGCGTTGTTTGTCTCGGTAGCCGCCTTTACGGTCCCCGGAGCGATTCAGGATTCCGTAAAAATGGGAGCCCTGCTGAGCTTTGGTGCCGCACCGTTGGCATTGATCCTTGGCAAAGTACTGGGCATCAAGCCCGAACGCGTGGTCCCAGCCAGCGAAGCGACGTCGACCGACGCCGCCTAG
- a CDS encoding alpha-amylase/4-alpha-glucanotransferase domain-containing protein — translation MTPHAYLCLVLHNHQPIGNFDGVFEQAYQDSYLPFLEVFEPFESLQISLHTSGPLMIWLSERHPEYIDRLRMLIDAGRVEIVGGPQYEPIMTMLPSRDRIGQIQVYSNWLHRTLGVRPRGMWMPERVWESSLTRDVVDAGIEYTVLDDYHFRAAGLRDQDLRGYFLTEDDGRLLRVFPGSERLRYTIPFRPAQETIDHCRQFAEQSPGAVLTFGDDGEKFGTWPDTKVHVYEKGWLRSFFTALCENASWLKTVTLAEAVTQTAPAGKVYLPDCSYREMTEWALPTESQETFDEVTHAMEDHPQWGDLKPFIRGGYWRNFKSKYEETNEMYARMMSVSRRLADAEAAASDPLEIARIRDDLYRGQCNCPYWHGAFGGIYLPHLRNAIYQHLIAADNRLSKLEGMNEQTVLATADDYNFDGLQEVRLSNNRLCAWIAPGHGGRMYELDVREIRHNLLATLQRRPENYHRKVLAGPHAAGEDVASIHDRVVFKQADLDQRLQYDRYARKSLMDHFYDNDASLQSVARGEAEERGDFVDLPFETKIRRGADRVQVQMRRDGNAWGIPITLTKAVTLCAGSDRLAVTYLLENLPQDRPLHFAIEMNFAGLPSGADDRYFSDLDGHRYGQLGEELDLRDAHGLSLSDRWLGIDVRMEIDRPSGIWAFPISTVSQSESGFELVHQSVCVQPHWIVTGDADGRWVVQIEMAANCEPSAETIHEEQVIRL, via the coding sequence ATGACGCCACACGCATATTTGTGCCTGGTTTTGCACAATCACCAACCCATTGGCAACTTTGACGGCGTGTTCGAACAAGCGTACCAGGACAGCTATCTGCCGTTCTTGGAGGTCTTTGAACCGTTTGAAAGCCTGCAAATCTCGCTACACACATCGGGTCCGTTGATGATTTGGTTGTCCGAGCGACACCCCGAGTACATCGACCGGTTGCGGATGCTGATCGACGCCGGTCGCGTCGAAATTGTCGGTGGTCCTCAATACGAACCGATCATGACGATGCTGCCGTCACGCGATCGGATCGGCCAGATCCAAGTCTACAGCAACTGGCTGCATCGCACCCTTGGTGTTCGGCCTCGAGGCATGTGGATGCCCGAACGCGTTTGGGAATCGTCCTTAACCCGTGATGTGGTGGACGCAGGAATTGAATACACCGTCTTGGACGATTACCATTTCCGCGCAGCTGGACTTCGTGACCAAGATCTCCGCGGTTATTTTTTGACCGAGGACGACGGACGACTGCTGCGAGTTTTTCCTGGATCCGAACGACTCCGCTACACGATCCCGTTTCGGCCTGCTCAGGAAACGATCGATCATTGTCGCCAGTTCGCGGAGCAGTCGCCCGGTGCGGTCTTAACGTTCGGCGACGACGGCGAAAAATTCGGCACTTGGCCCGATACGAAGGTTCATGTCTACGAAAAGGGATGGCTGCGGTCCTTCTTCACCGCATTATGCGAAAATGCCTCGTGGCTGAAAACGGTCACACTCGCTGAAGCCGTTACCCAAACGGCTCCCGCCGGGAAGGTCTATTTGCCCGATTGCAGCTATCGCGAGATGACCGAATGGGCGCTGCCCACCGAATCGCAAGAAACATTCGACGAGGTCACCCATGCGATGGAAGATCACCCGCAATGGGGCGATTTGAAACCGTTCATCCGCGGTGGTTACTGGCGTAATTTCAAGTCCAAATACGAAGAAACGAACGAAATGTACGCTCGCATGATGAGCGTCAGTCGCAGATTGGCCGATGCGGAAGCGGCCGCCAGCGACCCGTTGGAAATCGCAAGGATTCGCGATGACTTGTATCGCGGCCAATGCAATTGCCCTTACTGGCACGGCGCTTTTGGTGGCATCTATCTGCCCCACCTGCGTAACGCAATCTATCAACACTTGATCGCTGCCGACAACCGACTTTCCAAACTCGAAGGAATGAATGAGCAAACGGTTCTTGCCACCGCAGACGATTACAATTTTGATGGACTGCAGGAAGTCCGCCTCAGCAACAATCGCTTGTGCGCGTGGATCGCACCGGGGCATGGCGGCCGTATGTACGAGCTTGATGTTCGCGAGATACGCCACAACCTGCTCGCGACGTTGCAACGCCGTCCCGAGAATTACCACCGCAAGGTCCTGGCCGGTCCCCATGCCGCAGGCGAGGATGTTGCCAGCATTCATGATCGCGTTGTCTTCAAGCAAGCCGACCTGGACCAACGCTTGCAATATGACCGTTATGCTCGCAAGAGCTTGATGGATCATTTCTATGACAACGATGCCTCACTGCAATCGGTCGCTCGCGGCGAAGCCGAGGAGCGGGGCGATTTTGTCGATCTGCCGTTCGAAACCAAGATTCGGCGTGGTGCCGATCGGGTGCAGGTCCAGATGCGGCGAGATGGAAACGCCTGGGGAATCCCGATCACCTTGACCAAAGCGGTAACCCTTTGCGCCGGCAGCGATCGATTGGCCGTTACGTATTTACTGGAGAACTTGCCACAAGATCGTCCGCTACACTTTGCGATCGAGATGAATTTTGCCGGCTTACCTTCCGGTGCTGACGATCGCTACTTCTCCGATCTTGACGGCCACCGCTATGGCCAACTCGGCGAGGAACTTGATCTGCGGGATGCCCATGGGCTAAGCCTATCGGATCGTTGGCTCGGCATCGATGTGCGAATGGAGATCGACCGACCGAGTGGAATTTGGGCTTTCCCGATTTCAACGGTCAGCCAAAGTGAATCGGGTTTCGAATTGGTGCATCAGAGCGTCTGTGTTCAACCGCACTGGATCGTCACCGGCGATGCCGATGGACGATGGGTCGTACAAATCGAAATGGCGGCCAACTGCGAACCTTCGGCCGAAACGATTCACGAAGAACAAGTGATCCGCTTGTAG
- the glgA gene encoding glycogen synthase GlgA: MNIVYVTTEAVPFAKTGGLADVCGTLPSKVAALGHRTAVIMPAFRSIHHAGLPIESTDITFAVPMSDQKLIGARLLKSTLPDQDVPVWFIDQPQYFERDSLYGTADGDYPDNAERFAFFCRAALQAIARLGWPIDIVHCNDWQTSLIPGLMAAKPKAYSWIASASTVLSIHNLAYQGHFWSEAFRWTDLDWSHFNPNEFEFYNHLNFLKTGIVTADMVSTVSPRYAEEIRSPEQGCGLDNILRGRSDRLVGIINGIDESVWDPETDPKIVANYDARSFQRGKFANKRSLQHRFGLEQSDEVPMIGLVGRLASQKGWDIILPVIRSHLSEDRPAQWIVLGSGDPVYEAELRTLAKAYPNRFALYLGFSDELAHQIEAGADLFLMPSQYEPCGLNQLYSLRYGTVPIVTETGGLANTVVNCTTQTLADATATGFYVPESNPIALDQTIGKALHLRYHQREKWEQIIQTGMKQDFSWRKSAGQYVDLYAKTIALKA; the protein is encoded by the coding sequence TTGAATATCGTCTACGTTACCACCGAAGCGGTGCCGTTTGCAAAAACCGGCGGATTAGCGGATGTGTGTGGCACCTTGCCTTCGAAAGTCGCGGCACTGGGGCACCGTACGGCCGTCATCATGCCAGCTTTTCGCAGCATTCACCATGCGGGTTTGCCGATCGAGTCGACCGATATCACTTTCGCGGTTCCCATGTCGGATCAGAAATTGATTGGTGCCCGACTGCTCAAATCGACCCTTCCGGACCAAGACGTCCCCGTTTGGTTCATTGATCAACCACAATATTTCGAGCGCGACTCGCTCTACGGCACCGCCGATGGCGACTACCCCGACAACGCCGAACGGTTCGCGTTCTTTTGCCGAGCGGCATTGCAAGCGATTGCTCGGCTCGGATGGCCCATCGATATCGTCCACTGCAACGATTGGCAAACCTCGCTGATTCCTGGTTTGATGGCGGCCAAGCCAAAGGCCTATTCTTGGATCGCCAGCGCATCGACCGTGTTGTCGATTCACAACCTTGCCTATCAAGGTCACTTCTGGTCCGAAGCCTTTCGCTGGACCGATCTCGACTGGTCCCATTTCAACCCAAATGAATTTGAATTCTACAACCACCTGAATTTCTTGAAGACCGGGATTGTCACGGCGGACATGGTCAGCACGGTCAGCCCCCGGTATGCCGAAGAAATTCGCTCGCCCGAGCAAGGTTGCGGTCTTGATAATATCCTTCGTGGCAGATCGGATCGATTGGTGGGAATCATCAACGGCATCGACGAATCCGTCTGGGACCCTGAAACCGATCCAAAAATTGTCGCAAACTACGATGCCCGATCCTTCCAACGAGGGAAGTTCGCGAACAAACGTTCGCTGCAACACCGGTTCGGTTTGGAACAAAGCGATGAAGTCCCGATGATCGGACTCGTCGGCCGACTCGCGTCTCAAAAAGGGTGGGACATTATCCTCCCAGTCATTCGTTCACACCTCAGCGAGGATCGCCCGGCGCAGTGGATCGTGCTTGGCAGTGGCGATCCGGTTTACGAAGCAGAACTGCGAACGCTGGCGAAGGCGTACCCCAATCGATTTGCGTTGTACTTGGGGTTCAGCGATGAGCTTGCTCATCAAATCGAAGCGGGAGCAGACCTCTTTTTGATGCCCAGTCAATACGAACCCTGTGGTCTGAACCAACTCTATAGCCTCCGCTACGGTACCGTCCCGATCGTTACCGAAACCGGTGGACTCGCCAACACCGTGGTCAATTGCACCACACAGACGCTTGCCGATGCAACGGCGACTGGGTTCTATGTTCCCGAGTCCAATCCAATCGCGTTGGACCAAACGATCGGAAAAGCCTTGCACCTCCGCTATCACCAGCGAGAAAAATGGGAACAAATCATCCAAACCGGGATGAAGCAGGACTTCTCATGGCGGAAGAGCGCAGGCCAGTATGTCGACCTTTACGCCAAAACGATTGCCCTTAAAGCATAA
- a CDS encoding galactose-1-phosphate uridylyltransferase, with product MIENVKTQVHDRFEQTVPTSEVDEASHMAHNALASDGPPDCSTVPSPKIDRHAVASPGTAQSRLDPITGEWTIFAPHRGARPNQFGSLRRMANKKKVTCPFCAGEEASTPSACWAARVDHEDRFVVFGDPTDVEALDWSVRVVPNKYPVITENACGCNQGASLTRNPSSRSHPLFQSRDLIGGHEVIIESPYHVQSLSELDLAETKLLLFAYQQRLRFWRNQKGVKYISLFKNVGGDAGASLQHSHSQLIATDQIPNSVETICERMRSHQAKTGCCLQCDIIRAELKHRTRIVAQTDSLVAYCPYASRLPMLIRVTTKEHIDHFDDVPFASLDELARLLQRMTGWLESMIPQVAYNVLLHTRPPGATGSSEAFHWSLEFFPRISRVAGFEWSSDCMINTVLPEVATEKYRQFTAAEDPRRVL from the coding sequence GTGATCGAGAACGTCAAAACTCAAGTCCACGATCGATTCGAACAGACGGTCCCCACTTCCGAAGTTGACGAAGCCTCCCACATGGCCCACAACGCCTTGGCGTCCGACGGCCCTCCGGATTGCTCCACCGTCCCTTCACCTAAAATCGATCGCCACGCCGTTGCCTCTCCAGGAACCGCTCAATCACGGTTGGATCCGATCACAGGTGAATGGACCATTTTCGCACCGCATCGCGGCGCCCGTCCCAACCAGTTTGGTTCGCTGCGAAGGATGGCCAACAAAAAAAAGGTGACCTGCCCCTTCTGTGCGGGAGAAGAAGCGTCGACGCCTTCCGCATGCTGGGCGGCCAGGGTCGATCACGAAGATCGCTTTGTGGTCTTTGGCGATCCGACCGACGTGGAAGCTCTCGATTGGTCCGTTCGCGTGGTGCCGAACAAGTATCCCGTGATCACGGAAAACGCCTGTGGGTGCAATCAAGGCGCCTCGTTGACGAGGAATCCGAGCAGTCGCTCTCACCCTCTGTTCCAGTCGCGTGACTTGATCGGTGGTCACGAAGTGATCATCGAATCACCCTATCACGTCCAATCTCTCAGCGAATTGGACCTGGCGGAAACCAAACTGCTGCTGTTTGCCTACCAGCAACGTCTGCGGTTTTGGCGAAACCAAAAGGGGGTCAAGTACATCAGCCTGTTTAAAAACGTCGGTGGCGACGCAGGTGCATCGTTGCAACACAGCCACAGCCAATTGATCGCAACCGATCAGATCCCCAATTCGGTCGAGACGATTTGCGAGCGAATGCGGTCACATCAGGCCAAGACAGGATGCTGCTTGCAATGTGATATCATTCGAGCGGAACTCAAGCACAGGACCCGGATCGTCGCCCAAACCGATTCCCTGGTGGCCTATTGTCCCTACGCCAGCCGATTGCCGATGCTCATTCGCGTCACCACCAAGGAACACATCGACCATTTTGACGACGTCCCTTTCGCTTCCCTCGACGAACTGGCTCGATTGCTGCAGCGGATGACAGGTTGGCTTGAATCGATGATCCCCCAAGTTGCCTACAATGTGCTGCTTCACACGCGACCTCCGGGCGCAACGGGCAGCTCCGAAGCATTTCACTGGTCGCTGGAATTCTTTCCTCGAATCAGCCGAGTGGCCGGTTTTGAATGGAGCAGCGATTGCATGATCAACACCGTGTTGCCCGAAGTCGCAACCGAAAAGTATCGGCAATTCACGGCTGCTGAGGACCCTCGTCGCGTTCTTTGA
- a CDS encoding LOG family protein — MDQKDLPIEAIGEDELHRPQPADEPISTVDSQDLLQVIRHTVDRLEKDKTARGDLKILSRTLRELRYAFKVFRPYRRRRKVTIFGSARTSPEQPEYQTAVELGRRMAEHGWMVITGAGGGIMEAGHRGAGREASMGLNIMLPFEQSANPYIQGDPKLVTMKYFFTRKLMFVKECSGIVCLPGGFGTLDEALETLTLMQTGKQTMLPLVLLDAPDGSYWRDLGVFMDKQLLEGGMISPEDVSLYKITNSVDEAVQEILDFYCVYHSMRYVRDQLVFRLKEKLSDETLEEIRDEFSDILVDGTFKQTKSLADEIGEPDLAHLPRLVFHFNRKAMGRLRMLIDHLNRSRVVCPDDCKET; from the coding sequence ATGGATCAGAAAGACCTGCCCATCGAAGCGATTGGCGAAGACGAACTGCATCGTCCCCAACCTGCCGATGAACCGATTTCAACGGTCGATTCCCAGGACTTATTACAAGTGATCCGGCATACGGTCGATCGATTGGAAAAGGACAAGACGGCCCGCGGTGACCTCAAAATCCTGTCGCGCACGCTGCGCGAGTTGCGCTATGCCTTTAAGGTTTTCCGCCCCTATCGTCGGCGCCGCAAAGTCACCATTTTCGGCTCGGCTCGCACGTCGCCCGAGCAACCCGAGTACCAAACCGCCGTCGAGCTCGGACGGAGGATGGCCGAGCACGGTTGGATGGTGATCACCGGTGCGGGGGGCGGTATCATGGAAGCAGGTCATCGTGGGGCCGGTCGTGAGGCCTCGATGGGACTGAACATCATGCTGCCGTTTGAACAGAGTGCCAACCCGTATATTCAAGGTGACCCCAAATTGGTCACGATGAAGTACTTTTTCACGCGGAAGTTGATGTTCGTGAAAGAGTGTAGCGGCATCGTCTGCTTGCCAGGCGGATTCGGTACCCTCGATGAAGCGCTCGAAACGCTGACGTTGATGCAAACCGGAAAACAAACGATGCTGCCATTGGTGCTGCTCGATGCACCCGATGGAAGCTATTGGCGAGACCTTGGCGTGTTCATGGACAAACAACTCCTCGAGGGTGGCATGATCAGCCCCGAAGACGTCTCTCTCTACAAGATCACCAACTCCGTAGACGAAGCCGTCCAGGAAATTCTGGATTTCTACTGTGTTTATCACAGCATGCGTTACGTCCGCGACCAGTTGGTGTTCCGATTGAAAGAAAAACTGAGTGACGAAACGCTTGAAGAGATCCGCGACGAGTTCTCCGATATCCTCGTCGATGGCACGTTTAAGCAAACCAAGTCCCTTGCAGATGAAATTGGCGAACCCGACTTGGCTCACTTGCCGCGATTAGTGTTTCACTTCAATCGCAAAGCCATGGGGCGACTCCGCATGCTGATCGACCACCTCAACCGCTCTCGAGTGGTTTGCCCAGACGATTGCAAGGAAACCTGA
- a CDS encoding hemerythrin domain-containing protein, which translates to MTDQTKHSVRALFAQWKSEHEDLNQRIDAFREWTYSVSQMGVPKFGEAACKLKQFRKQLTHHFDREDQMGRQLADAYPAGSAEVAASRDQASQDHQELLVELDSLVERLGQLEPPFESWQIAMREVGLFIDRLDEHEEYEGEHIDWLAPEDDVE; encoded by the coding sequence ATGACCGATCAAACCAAACATTCCGTTCGCGCCCTGTTTGCTCAGTGGAAGAGCGAACATGAGGATTTGAACCAGCGAATCGACGCGTTTCGCGAGTGGACCTATTCTGTTTCTCAAATGGGCGTTCCGAAGTTTGGGGAAGCGGCATGCAAACTGAAACAGTTCCGCAAACAGCTCACGCATCATTTTGATCGCGAAGACCAAATGGGAAGGCAGTTGGCAGACGCCTATCCGGCGGGTTCAGCCGAAGTGGCGGCGAGTCGCGACCAAGCTTCTCAGGATCATCAGGAGCTGCTGGTCGAATTGGACAGTTTGGTCGAGCGATTGGGTCAGCTGGAACCGCCGTTCGAGTCGTGGCAGATCGCGATGCGAGAGGTCGGCCTGTTCATCGATAGGCTGGACGAACACGAAGAGTACGAAGGCGAACACATCGATTGGCTCGCACCCGAAGACGATGTCGAGTAG